The following proteins are co-located in the Telopea speciosissima isolate NSW1024214 ecotype Mountain lineage chromosome 9, Tspe_v1, whole genome shotgun sequence genome:
- the LOC122641130 gene encoding indole-3-glycerol phosphate synthase, chloroplastic-like — protein MEATLRFSFPNVSGSCRRNFIGRMSTIGGNPMDGGAKTVSLRGIRAQQSESNDLSAMLSPKSDSAVDALKVKQLDVGSNQDEIAASQGIRIRRRPPSSAPLHHLGPFEFRIQSEGNTPQNILEEIIWNKDMEVSQLKERVPLLSLKKAMANAPPVRDFVGALKAFHLRTGLPALIAEVKKASPSRGVLREDFDPVQIAEAYEKGGAACLSVLTDAKYFLGSFENLEIIRNAGVKCPLLCKEFIIDAWQIYYARTKGADAVLLMAAVLPDHDIGYMTKICKILGLAALVEVQNEREMDRVLRIEGVKLIGINNRDLETFEVDISNTRKLLEGECGQVIQEKDMIVVAESGLFTPDDIAYVQKTGVKAILVGESIVKQSDPKRGIMQLFGKDISS, from the exons ATGGAAGCGACGCTTAGGTTTTCGTTTCCAAACGTTTCTGGCAGTTGCAGGCGAAATTTCATTGGTAGAATGTCTACTATAGGAGGAAATCCAATGGATGGCGGAGCCAAAACTGTTTCTTTACGCGGCATTCGAGCGCAGCAG TCCGAGTCTAATGATTTATCTGCTATGCTTTCTCCCAAAAGTGATTCTGCAGTTGACGCCCTCAAAGTCAAGCAGTTGGATGTGGGAAGTAACCAAGATGAAATAGCTGCCAGCCAGGGTATCAGAATTAGAAGGCGACCACCTAGTAGTGCCCCTTTGCACCATTTGGGCCCATTTGAGTTCCGGATACAGAGTGAGGGCAACACTCCTCAAAACATTCTGGAGGAAATAATATGGAACAAGGACATGGAAGTCTCACAA TTAAAAGAGAGAGTGCCTCTGTTGTCGCTGAAGAAAGCTATGGCGAATGCTCCTCCCGTTAGAGACTTTGTTGGGGCGTTGAAGGCATTTCATCTGCGAACTGGATTACCAGCCTTAATAGCTGAAGTGAAGAAGGCTTCTCCAAGCCGAGGTGTATTAAGAGAGGATTTTGATCCG GTTCAAATAGCCGAAGCTTATGAGAAAGGTGGGGCAGCATGCCTTAGTGTTTTGACAGATGCGAAATACTTCCTG GGAAGCTTTGAAAATCTGGAGATCATACGCAATGCTGGAGTAAAG tgccCTCTTCTCTGCAAAGAATTCATCATTGACGCCTGGCAAATTTACTATGCTCGAACAAAAGGGGCAGATGCAGTTCTTTTGATGGCCGCTGTGTTGCCTGATCATGACATTGGGTACATGACTAAGATATgcaaaattcttgggttggctgcACTTGTTGAG GTgcaaaatgaaagagaaatggATCGTGTGTTAAGAATTGAGGGGGTTAAACTTATTGGCATCAACAACCGTGACCTTG AAACATTTGAGGTTGATATTAGTAATACAAGGAAGCTTCTCGAGGGAGAATGTGGCCAAGTGATCCAAGAAAAGGACATGATT GTGGTTGCGGAATCGGGTTTGTTTACTCCAGATGACATAGCTTATGTACAGAAAACTGGAGTTAAAGCG ATTTTGGTTGGTGAGTCCATTGTGAAACAAAGTGATCCGAAGAGAGGAATTATGCAGCTGTTTGGTAAAGATATTTCTTCCTGA